A stretch of the Porifericola rhodea genome encodes the following:
- a CDS encoding HepT-like ribonuclease domain-containing protein — MKEEDQVHLSNISTMINEIDAYIGSMEYDQFSREESIRQSVATNLQQIGEAADLLSDEFKENFTSVDYNVLNALKRAKFDEAWEVDHRQIWNVVKNDLPEFRNVIETRSEQLDQQGEE, encoded by the coding sequence ATGAAAGAAGAAGATCAAGTACATCTAAGCAATATTAGCACTATGATTAACGAAATAGACGCTTACATCGGCTCTATGGAGTACGATCAGTTTTCTCGTGAAGAAAGTATACGTCAGTCTGTAGCGACTAACCTGCAACAGATAGGTGAGGCCGCCGACTTACTGTCAGATGAGTTTAAAGAAAACTTTACCTCTGTGGATTATAATGTGCTGAATGCCCTGAAACGTGCCAAGTTTGATGAGGCCTGGGAGGTAGACCACCGCCAGATCTGGAATGTAGTAAAGAACGACCTGCCTGAGTTCAGAAATGTGATAGAAACTCGTTCCGAGCAGTTGGATCAGCAGGGAGAAGAGTAG
- the rnhA gene encoding ribonuclease HI, translated as MITMFTDGAARGNPGRGGYGTVLLYKQHRKELAAGYRKTTNNRMELLAVIVGLEALKKPGMKVKIFSDSQYVVDAINKGWVWNWQKKNFKDKKNADLWKRLIPLFNKHDVEISWIKGHSGIPENERCDELAVACADGDNLLIDEGYENGAGGQ; from the coding sequence ATGATTACAATGTTTACAGACGGTGCGGCAAGGGGAAATCCCGGTAGGGGAGGCTATGGCACTGTTCTTCTTTACAAACAACACCGAAAAGAACTCGCGGCGGGCTACCGCAAGACGACGAACAACCGTATGGAACTGCTGGCCGTAATCGTAGGGCTGGAAGCCCTGAAAAAGCCGGGCATGAAGGTCAAAATCTTTTCGGACTCCCAATATGTAGTAGATGCTATTAATAAGGGCTGGGTATGGAACTGGCAGAAGAAAAATTTTAAAGACAAAAAGAACGCCGACCTCTGGAAGCGCCTCATCCCGCTATTTAACAAGCATGATGTAGAGATTAGCTGGATCAAAGGGCACTCCGGTATACCCGAAAACGAGCGTTGCGACGAGCTGGCTGTGGCCTGTGCCGATGGCGATAACCTACTGATAGACGAAGGATACGAGAACGGAGCGGGCGGACAGTAA
- a CDS encoding MarC family protein, whose product MIYWKDLVSVTLILFSVIDILGSIPIIIELRKKHGHIQSGKATLVAGFIMITFLFLGESILALFGVDVASFAIAGAIVMFLIGMEMVLGIEIFKPESSEEGGSHSIVPLAFPLLAGAGTMTTLISLRAAYTYPNILLGIVINLILVFVVLKSSAWLELKLGKAGFNILRKIFGIILLSIAIKLVKNQFT is encoded by the coding sequence ATGATTTATTGGAAAGACCTTGTGTCTGTTACACTAATTCTATTTTCAGTAATTGATATTCTGGGGAGTATTCCCATCATCATTGAGCTCAGAAAAAAGCACGGCCACATACAGTCGGGCAAAGCTACGCTGGTCGCGGGTTTTATCATGATCACCTTCCTCTTTTTGGGAGAGTCTATCCTTGCCCTGTTTGGAGTAGACGTAGCTTCCTTTGCTATCGCGGGAGCTATCGTTATGTTCCTTATTGGCATGGAGATGGTGCTGGGTATTGAGATTTTTAAACCCGAAAGCAGCGAAGAAGGAGGGAGCCACTCCATTGTTCCGCTGGCATTTCCGCTGCTGGCCGGTGCAGGTACCATGACAACCCTGATCTCGCTCCGCGCTGCTTACACCTATCCCAACATACTTCTGGGTATAGTAATAAATCTTATATTAGTATTTGTAGTTTTAAAGTCCTCCGCCTGGTTAGAACTAAAATTGGGTAAGGCTGGATTTAATATTTTAAGAAAAATCTTTGGCATCATATTGTTGTCCATAGCTATTAAACTTGTGAAAAACCAGTTTACCTAA
- a CDS encoding aminotransferase class V-fold PLP-dependent enzyme, with protein MKVVSFYPGPSKVYPEVPTYVREAYEQGLLSANHRSHEFVAVSSAAITLLKTKLHIPDNYSVFFASSATECWEIISQSLVRQSSFHVYNGAFGEKWFSYAQKLQPHASAHTFDINELLDVDLVNVAEDTELIALTHNETSNGTALNMEQIAAFRQKYPQKLLAVDATSSMAGVELDFTQADVWYASVQKCFGLPAGMAILLCSPQALEQAAAVNEKAHYNSLLYMQQMMDKWQTTYTPNVLNIYLLMRVMEARPDIAETEALLRKRYVRWLKVLQAFEPVNLLVDNEEVRSLTVLPFQSDEATIDKLRTESRKKGLVFGNGYGQWKKNSLRIANFPAIEEWEIEKLIGFIQSF; from the coding sequence ATGAAAGTAGTATCGTTTTACCCTGGCCCCTCCAAAGTATATCCTGAAGTGCCTACTTATGTGCGAGAAGCCTACGAGCAGGGGTTGTTAAGCGCTAACCATCGTAGCCATGAGTTTGTGGCGGTGTCTTCTGCAGCCATTACGCTGCTTAAGACCAAGCTTCATATTCCCGATAACTATAGTGTGTTCTTTGCTTCTTCTGCTACTGAGTGCTGGGAGATTATCAGCCAGAGTCTGGTAAGGCAGTCTTCTTTTCATGTGTACAATGGAGCTTTTGGCGAAAAGTGGTTTAGCTACGCACAAAAGCTACAACCCCATGCCAGTGCCCATACCTTTGATATTAATGAGCTGCTGGATGTAGATCTTGTAAATGTAGCTGAAGATACGGAGCTGATTGCCCTTACACATAATGAGACATCTAATGGCACAGCCCTGAATATGGAGCAGATTGCGGCTTTCAGGCAGAAGTATCCGCAAAAGTTGCTGGCCGTAGATGCTACCTCTTCTATGGCAGGGGTAGAGCTGGACTTTACGCAGGCAGATGTCTGGTATGCTTCTGTGCAAAAGTGCTTTGGGCTGCCTGCCGGTATGGCTATACTGCTATGCTCCCCGCAGGCGCTGGAGCAAGCCGCAGCCGTAAATGAAAAAGCACACTACAACAGTCTGCTCTATATGCAGCAGATGATGGACAAGTGGCAAACTACTTATACTCCTAATGTGCTCAACATCTATCTGCTCATGAGGGTGATGGAAGCTCGCCCGGATATAGCCGAAACCGAAGCCCTGCTCAGAAAACGATATGTACGTTGGCTGAAAGTGCTTCAGGCCTTTGAGCCGGTTAATCTTTTAGTAGATAATGAAGAGGTGCGCTCCCTAACCGTGTTGCCTTTCCAGAGCGATGAAGCTACCATTGATAAATTACGAACAGAAAGCAGAAAAAAGGGTTTGGTTTTTGGAAACGGTTACGGTCAGTGGAAAAAAAATAGCCTGCGTATCGCTAACTTTCCGGCCATAGAAGAGTGGGAGATAGAAAAGCTCATAGGCTTCATTCAGTCTTTTTAA
- the aroQ gene encoding type II 3-dehydroquinate dehydratase — translation MKILIINGPNLNLLGKREPGIYGATSFEAYFEDLQSRFKGQELEYYQSNHEGELIDKLHEVGFSYDGIVLNAGAYTHTSVALGDAIAAIETPVIEVHISNVHAREPFRHHSYLSKNCKGIIVGFGLQGYQLAVSSFTEQDS, via the coding sequence ATGAAAATCCTGATAATCAACGGTCCCAATCTCAACCTGTTGGGAAAAAGAGAGCCGGGAATATACGGAGCAACCTCCTTTGAAGCCTATTTTGAAGACTTACAATCTCGTTTTAAAGGTCAGGAGCTGGAATATTACCAGTCTAACCACGAAGGAGAGTTGATTGACAAGCTTCATGAAGTGGGCTTTAGCTATGATGGTATTGTGCTCAATGCCGGTGCCTATACACATACCTCCGTAGCTCTCGGAGATGCTATTGCCGCTATAGAGACCCCAGTGATTGAGGTGCATATCTCCAATGTGCATGCTCGTGAACCTTTTCGCCACCATAGCTACCTGAGCAAAAACTGTAAAGGTATTATTGTAGGCTTCGGACTACAAGGTTATCAGCTGGCGGTATCCTCGTTTACAGAACAAGACTCATGA
- the xerD gene encoding site-specific tyrosine recombinase XerD has product MAKHKEWETYIGEFEDYLKLERSLSENSRKAYISDIDKLQQFVELSEWDLSPLEIEQEHLEKMLEHVCDLGLSVASQARILAGIKAFYKFLLFQDLIIEDPSVLLEGPKQNRKLPDTLNYYEIESILEAIDLSTPEGLRNRAILETLYSSGLRVTELTELKMNNIIADIGFLRILGKGSKERIVPIGKDALKYIKQYIQEVRLHLEIEPGHENFVFLNRRGKKLSRVMIFYIIKDAALLAGISKKVSPHTFRHSFATHLIEGGADLRAVQDMLGHVSITTTEIYTHLDRDYLKQVIIDCHPRSRRPIADDRLNS; this is encoded by the coding sequence ATGGCTAAACATAAAGAATGGGAAACCTATATAGGAGAGTTTGAGGACTACCTCAAGCTGGAGCGCTCTTTATCAGAAAACTCTCGCAAGGCCTATATCAGCGACATTGATAAACTACAACAGTTTGTAGAATTATCTGAGTGGGATCTGTCACCTCTGGAAATAGAGCAGGAGCATCTAGAAAAAATGCTGGAGCACGTATGTGATCTGGGCCTGAGCGTAGCCAGTCAGGCGCGTATTCTTGCCGGTATTAAAGCTTTTTATAAGTTTTTGCTCTTTCAGGACCTGATTATAGAGGACCCTTCGGTATTGTTGGAAGGCCCTAAACAAAACCGTAAGCTACCGGATACCCTTAACTATTATGAAATAGAAAGCATACTGGAGGCTATAGACCTCTCCACCCCGGAAGGCCTGAGAAACAGGGCGATACTGGAAACGCTCTATAGCTCTGGCCTCAGGGTTACCGAACTTACCGAGCTTAAGATGAACAACATCATCGCAGATATAGGTTTTCTGCGCATTTTGGGTAAGGGTAGTAAGGAAAGGATAGTACCAATTGGCAAAGATGCCCTAAAATATATCAAACAATATATACAAGAAGTACGGCTGCATTTGGAAATTGAGCCCGGACATGAGAATTTTGTTTTCTTAAACAGAAGAGGCAAGAAGCTGAGCAGAGTGATGATCTTTTATATCATCAAAGATGCAGCTCTGTTAGCCGGTATTAGCAAAAAGGTAAGTCCACACACTTTCAGGCACTCTTTCGCGACCCACCTGATTGAAGGGGGGGCGGATTTGCGTGCTGTACAGGATATGCTGGGGCACGTATCTATTACCACTACAGAGATTTATACCCACCTGGACAGAGACTATCTGAAACAGGTGATTATTGACTGCCACCCTCGCTCGCGCAGGCCTATTGCTGATGACCGACTAAATTCATAA
- a CDS encoding quinone-dependent dihydroorotate dehydrogenase: MYKQLLRPLLFQMSPEDAHHFTTSMLRRLYHSPGGEALLRKMYDWEDNKLERKLFGLTFKNPVGLAAGFDKNAEMVDEMAALGFGFVEIGTLTPRPQEGNPKPRLFRLSKDESLVNRMGFNNEGVDAAVERLRKRQSNIIVGGNIGKNKVTPNAQAEEDYEYCFNALHEVVDYFTVNVSSPNTPDLRELQEKDPLKHLLQHLIDLNQQKAQPKPILLKIAPDLSNHQLDDIVEICLELNMDGLIANNTTIEREGLLTPKSKVKAIGAGGLSGRAVRKRSTEVIRYLNQQLGGQIPIIGVGGIASAKDALEKLDAGASLIQLYTGFVYEGPTVLKKIKQAIASRPALESIER, encoded by the coding sequence GTGTACAAACAACTGCTTAGACCTTTACTATTTCAGATGTCGCCTGAAGATGCGCATCACTTTACTACTAGCATGCTGCGCAGGCTCTACCATAGCCCTGGAGGAGAAGCCCTGCTCCGCAAAATGTATGACTGGGAAGATAATAAGCTGGAACGCAAACTCTTTGGCCTGACTTTCAAAAACCCTGTGGGCCTTGCGGCAGGTTTTGACAAGAACGCTGAAATGGTAGATGAGATGGCAGCTCTTGGCTTTGGCTTTGTAGAGATCGGTACGCTAACACCACGCCCTCAGGAGGGCAATCCTAAACCCAGACTCTTTCGCCTGTCTAAAGACGAAAGCCTGGTCAACCGCATGGGGTTCAATAATGAAGGAGTGGATGCTGCAGTAGAACGCCTGCGTAAGCGCCAATCCAACATTATCGTGGGAGGTAATATCGGTAAGAACAAAGTAACTCCCAATGCACAGGCAGAAGAAGATTATGAATACTGCTTTAATGCCCTGCACGAAGTTGTAGATTATTTTACAGTAAATGTCAGCTCTCCAAATACGCCTGACTTGCGAGAATTGCAGGAAAAAGACCCCCTTAAACACCTGCTACAGCACCTGATTGATTTAAATCAACAGAAAGCCCAGCCTAAGCCCATACTACTTAAGATAGCTCCCGACCTCAGCAATCATCAGCTGGATGATATTGTTGAGATTTGCCTTGAACTCAACATGGATGGCCTCATTGCCAATAATACCACTATTGAGCGCGAAGGCCTGCTTACGCCCAAAAGTAAGGTAAAAGCGATAGGCGCAGGCGGACTTAGTGGCCGTGCCGTTCGCAAAAGGTCTACAGAGGTGATTCGTTATTTGAATCAGCAACTGGGAGGGCAGATTCCTATTATTGGAGTGGGTGGCATTGCTTCTGCTAAAGATGCGCTGGAAAAGCTGGATGCAGGGGCCAGCCTGATTCAGCTTTATACCGGTTTTGTATACGAAGGGCCAACGGTACTAAAAAAGATCAAGCAGGCTATTGCCAGTCGCCCCGCATTAGAAAGCATTGAACGTTAA
- a CDS encoding 16S rRNA (uracil(1498)-N(3))-methyltransferase, which produces MFIFFQPDITEGAHYLDREESKHCVKVLRKQSGDSIRIADGKGSFYEAVISEAHDKKCTFEVRQKDHQPKDNFHIHIALSPTKNIDRTEWFVEKAIEIGVHKISFLLCEHSERKVLKSERLERKAISAMKQSQHAYLADIQPLISFDDFVKAEAEGSQKFIAYLGEEPSPQLVHAAQPAKSYTVLIGPEGDFSPKEVDNAFNAGFEAVSLGNSRLRTETAGIAACHSLQLLQFL; this is translated from the coding sequence ATGTTTATCTTTTTTCAGCCAGACATAACGGAGGGCGCACACTATCTGGACAGAGAGGAGTCTAAGCACTGTGTAAAAGTATTGCGCAAGCAAAGCGGTGACAGCATTCGTATTGCTGATGGCAAAGGATCTTTCTACGAAGCTGTTATCAGTGAGGCCCATGATAAAAAATGTACTTTTGAGGTAAGGCAAAAAGACCATCAGCCGAAGGATAACTTCCATATCCATATCGCCCTCTCTCCTACTAAAAATATAGATCGTACCGAGTGGTTTGTAGAAAAGGCCATAGAGATTGGTGTGCACAAAATTAGCTTTCTGCTTTGCGAGCACTCCGAAAGAAAAGTGCTGAAGTCTGAGCGTCTGGAACGCAAGGCCATCAGTGCTATGAAGCAATCGCAACACGCTTACCTGGCTGATATACAGCCCCTCATCAGTTTTGATGATTTTGTGAAGGCTGAAGCTGAAGGCAGCCAAAAATTTATTGCCTATCTGGGAGAAGAACCCAGCCCACAGTTGGTGCATGCGGCACAGCCCGCAAAAAGCTATACAGTGCTCATTGGGCCAGAAGGAGATTTCAGCCCTAAGGAGGTAGATAACGCTTTTAATGCCGGTTTTGAAGCCGTAAGCTTGGGAAACAGCAGGCTAAGAACAGAAACTGCGGGTATAGCCGCCTGCCACAGTCTGCAATTGCTTCAGTTCCTTTAA
- a CDS encoding enoyl-CoA hydratase/isomerase family protein produces MSMYQYIIYEEEAGIATITMNRPKVYNALNDGMKEELLQAFQQAEKSEDVRVVVLAGAGKAFCSGQDLKAAQQELEGKAYSDAIRKFYNPLILQMRQMPKPIIAKVQGVAAGAGCSLALACDVLVASEDSIFSELFVGIGLVMDSGSTFFLPRMIGSLKAFELATLGTQVQSAVALELGMVNRVVSEESLDRAVRTYAEGYLKAPTKTVGLIKQMFHQSANMSLEDTLELEAVFQDKAAATADHLEGLKAFQEKRQPQFKGK; encoded by the coding sequence ATGAGTATGTATCAATATATTATTTATGAAGAAGAGGCGGGGATAGCAACTATCACCATGAACCGCCCCAAAGTGTACAATGCCCTAAACGATGGCATGAAAGAAGAACTACTACAGGCATTCCAGCAGGCCGAGAAAAGTGAGGATGTAAGAGTAGTAGTGTTGGCGGGGGCTGGCAAAGCTTTCTGTTCTGGACAAGATCTTAAAGCTGCTCAGCAGGAGCTGGAAGGAAAGGCTTACAGCGATGCTATCAGAAAATTTTACAATCCACTCATCCTGCAAATGCGACAAATGCCCAAGCCAATTATTGCCAAGGTTCAGGGAGTGGCTGCCGGAGCCGGCTGCTCATTGGCACTGGCCTGCGATGTGCTGGTGGCCTCTGAAGATTCTATCTTTTCCGAATTGTTTGTAGGTATTGGACTGGTGATGGACTCAGGCTCTACTTTCTTTTTGCCCCGTATGATTGGTAGTCTCAAAGCTTTTGAACTCGCTACGCTAGGTACACAGGTGCAGTCGGCAGTAGCATTGGAATTGGGAATGGTAAATAGGGTGGTGTCTGAGGAGTCGTTGGATAGAGCTGTAAGAACCTATGCAGAGGGCTACCTTAAAGCGCCTACCAAAACAGTAGGGCTGATCAAACAAATGTTCCATCAGTCAGCGAATATGAGCCTGGAAGATACGCTGGAGCTTGAAGCCGTTTTTCAGGATAAAGCAGCGGCGACGGCAGACCACCTGGAAGGGTTAAAAGCATTTCAGGAAAAAAGGCAGCCGCAGTTTAAAGGGAAATAA
- a CDS encoding site-specific integrase, protein MKLLYVVRKAKAKRTGLAPIYARLQMKSQKTVEFSTGIFILPEQWDSRGNGKVQGEDRLADVYNNKLIDIRAEIISIHSDLERRGKRSTPAIVKGIFTGELKERATLVHAMHKYIQNRSYEPELSKSTVSNFRRQMKNVHHFLVFQKDLQLLCSDVNVRTLANLDNYLRGERKFKQVYCNRIIGFVKTVVDFAVLQEWIEYNPLNSYKYRRAERKKKVYLTQNELQKLVSHKFASWRLAQVAELFTFQCYTGLSYAELIRFDPSWIKIGVDGKEWIFTDRKKVHGAQCEIPLFTTAKKILEKWKYTVPILDNQQYNRYLKEVAFIVGIDKHLTTHVGRKTFGNVLQENGVSIESISGMYGHADTRMTRSYYVDVSAVKVAKETEAIRNL, encoded by the coding sequence ATGAAACTCCTTTATGTCGTTCGCAAGGCGAAGGCGAAGAGGACGGGATTGGCGCCGATATATGCCAGGCTTCAAATGAAAAGCCAAAAGACAGTAGAATTTTCTACAGGTATATTCATTTTACCTGAACAGTGGGATTCTCGTGGAAACGGTAAAGTGCAAGGCGAAGATCGTTTAGCTGATGTGTATAATAACAAACTCATTGACATTAGAGCGGAGATCATTAGTATCCACAGTGACTTAGAACGCCGTGGTAAACGATCTACTCCAGCCATTGTAAAGGGAATCTTTACAGGCGAGCTAAAAGAAAGAGCTACTCTAGTGCATGCAATGCACAAATACATCCAGAATCGCTCTTACGAACCCGAACTTTCCAAAAGTACAGTAAGTAATTTCAGAAGACAGATGAAAAACGTTCATCATTTTTTAGTCTTTCAAAAGGACCTTCAATTGTTATGTTCTGATGTAAATGTTCGCACACTTGCTAATTTAGATAATTACCTCAGAGGTGAAAGAAAGTTTAAACAGGTATACTGTAATAGGATTATAGGTTTTGTTAAAACCGTTGTGGATTTCGCGGTACTTCAGGAATGGATAGAATATAATCCTTTAAACAGCTATAAGTATAGAAGAGCTGAACGTAAAAAGAAGGTTTATTTAACTCAAAATGAGCTTCAAAAACTAGTAAGTCATAAGTTTGCCAGTTGGAGGCTGGCACAAGTAGCTGAATTATTCACCTTTCAATGCTATACTGGTTTAAGTTATGCCGAACTCATACGATTTGATCCCTCATGGATTAAAATTGGTGTGGATGGCAAGGAATGGATATTCACCGACAGAAAGAAAGTACATGGTGCACAGTGTGAAATCCCTTTATTCACCACAGCCAAAAAAATCCTGGAAAAATGGAAATACACTGTTCCAATCTTAGACAACCAACAATATAATCGTTATCTCAAAGAGGTAGCTTTCATTGTAGGTATTGACAAACACCTAACTACACATGTTGGTCGTAAAACTTTCGGAAATGTCTTACAGGAAAATGGAGTCAGTATAGAAAGTATCTCTGGCATGTATGGCCATGCTGATACTCGCATGACAAGAAGTTATTATGTAGATGTATCAGCAGTAAAAGTGGCAAAGGAAACAGAAGCTATTAGAAATTTATAA
- a CDS encoding type II toxin-antitoxin system HicA family toxin: protein MKCSELFRILKKDGWYPISQKGSHVKIKHSIKEGIIVFPNHGSQEMGKGLADVARKRKS from the coding sequence ATGAAGTGTTCAGAATTATTTAGAATTCTTAAGAAGGACGGATGGTACCCAATATCTCAGAAAGGTTCTCATGTAAAAATAAAACATTCTATAAAAGAGGGAATTATCGTTTTTCCTAATCATGGAAGCCAGGAGATGGGTAAAGGATTAGCGGACGTCGCACGGAAAAGAAAATCTTAA
- a CDS encoding helix-turn-helix transcriptional regulator — MKKLRKKIPIVVEKTNTGFSAYAKDYPIYTTGKSVADLLGNTVEAVNFYFEEEGYIADASNIQFEIDWQHFFQEYKIINANLLAQRIGVNASLLSQYAKGKKTPSPKQQRKILDGIHQIGQELAEMNLILR, encoded by the coding sequence ATGAAAAAGTTAAGAAAAAAAATACCGATAGTAGTAGAAAAAACCAATACGGGATTTTCTGCCTATGCTAAAGACTATCCTATTTATACTACGGGAAAGTCGGTAGCTGATTTGTTAGGTAATACTGTTGAGGCGGTGAACTTTTACTTTGAGGAAGAAGGGTATATTGCAGATGCTTCAAATATACAATTTGAGATTGACTGGCAGCACTTTTTTCAGGAGTACAAAATCATCAACGCTAACCTGCTTGCCCAACGTATTGGCGTAAATGCCTCATTACTTTCTCAGTATGCTAAAGGCAAAAAAACACCTTCACCCAAACAACAAAGAAAAATTTTAGATGGCATCCACCAAATCGGACAGGAATTAGCTGAGATGAATCTTATACTAAGATGA
- a CDS encoding Imm26 family immunity protein — protein sequence MIQKKYKRAIDGGVIEIPLWGNFGFVYAKHIDGTKHEELGRLLSIIKVYNFISPQPLDDITILKTKEYLYTGILVAGLPPTITKGYWKVIGKAELTLHDIQPLIFKKRASPNERWKLTINGDREIKSNDEVIWDQYEEYKYRGTGNIELRLTLKFMELENVDPSNYLDLKDERIKWMLN from the coding sequence ATGATCCAAAAGAAGTATAAAAGGGCAATTGATGGTGGTGTAATTGAAATTCCATTGTGGGGGAATTTTGGATTTGTATATGCTAAACACATTGATGGGACTAAGCATGAAGAACTTGGGCGGTTATTAAGTATAATCAAAGTATATAATTTTATATCACCCCAACCCCTAGATGACATTACAATCTTAAAAACAAAAGAATATTTATATACTGGCATTTTAGTGGCTGGATTGCCCCCTACAATTACTAAAGGCTATTGGAAAGTGATAGGAAAAGCAGAGTTAACACTCCATGATATTCAGCCATTAATATTTAAAAAAAGGGCTTCTCCAAATGAAAGATGGAAATTGACCATAAATGGTGATAGAGAAATTAAATCTAATGATGAAGTAATCTGGGATCAATATGAAGAATACAAATATAGAGGAACGGGTAACATTGAATTAAGACTTACTTTGAAATTTATGGAATTAGAAAATGTAGATCCGTCCAATTACCTTGATCTAAAGGACGAAAGAATTAAATGGATGTTGAATTAA